The following are encoded together in the Brassica napus cultivar Da-Ae chromosome A9, Da-Ae, whole genome shotgun sequence genome:
- the LOC106370963 gene encoding soluble inorganic pyrophosphatase 1-like, with the protein MSEEVKENQFDKLQRTAPRLNERILSSLSRRSVAAHPWHDLEIGPGAPSIFNVVIEISKGSKVKYELDKKTGLIKVDRILYSSVVYPHNYGFIPRTLCEDNDPLDVLVIMQEPVLPGCFLRARAIGLMPMIDQGEKDDKIIAVCVDDPEYKHYTDIKELPPHRLSEIRRFFEDYKKNENKEVAVNDFLPNGPAVEAIQYSMDLYAEYILHTLRR; encoded by the exons ATGAGTGAAGAAGTGAAAGAGAATCAATTTGACAAGCTTCAGAGAACAGCTCCACGTTTGAACGAGAGAATACTCTCATCTTTATCAAGGAGATCGGTTGCTGCTCATCCATGGCATGATCTTGAAATCG GACCTGGAGCTCCGTCGATCTTCAATGTG GTTATTGAGATCTCAAAAGGTAGCAAGGTCAAATATGAACTTGACAAAAAGACAGGACTCATCAAG GTTGATCGGATCCTATATTCATCGGTCGTGTATCCTCATAACTACGGTTTTATCCCCCGCACATTATGTGAAGACAATGACCCTTTAGATGTGTTAGTCATCATGCAG GAGCCTGTGCTTCCAGGTTGTTTCCTGCGCGCACGAGCTATCGGATTAATGCCTATGATTGATCAG GGAGAAAAAGATGACAAGATCATTGCGGTTTGTGTTGATGATCCTGAGTATAAGCATTACACTGACATCAAAGAACTTCCACCTCATCGTCTCTCAGAAATCCGGCGATTCTTTGAAGATT aCAAGAAGAATGAGAACAAGGAAGTCGCTGTAAATGATTTTCTACCGAATGGTCCTGCCGTTGAAGCCATTCAGTACTCAAT ggACCTTTACGCTGAGTACATTCTTCACACCCTGAGGAGATAA
- the LOC106370093 gene encoding B3 domain-containing transcription factor NGA4 gives MASGSGSNSNDFNMAMGEHMFDKVLTTSDVGKLNRLVIPKQHAENYFPLEEIENGTMLEFQDRNGKMWKFRYLYWSSSQSYVMTKGWVRFVKDKNLESGDTISFHRSYVPDDTEPGKRIKKLYVDWRHRADRNLVHNINHHHHYPLLMPPTYPTAGYYPLSGYSMPHYQRLPPFYHNQFQERDFSGYGYGGPYYARSPLDHHHHYQYGRSEPLVYNSYPVYPTTGVPSSSARLPPYPPPHQPPQEGTAKKLRLFGVDVEESSSSGEARGEMAVAGYSSSSPVVIRDEESSSAMQLSEDEEYKRKGKSIDF, from the coding sequence ATGGCTAGTGGCTCCGGCAGCAACAGCAACGACTTCAACATGGCGATGGGAGAGCACATGTTCGACAAAGTGCTAACAACAAGCGACGTCGGGAAACTAAACCGCCTCGTGATTCCAAAGCAACATGCAGAAAACTACTTTCCCTTGGAAGAAATTGAAAACGGCACGATGTTGGAATTCCAAGACAGGAACGGCAAGATGTGGAAGTTTCGTTACTTGTACTGGAGCAGTAGCCAGAGCTACGTGATGACCAAAGGATGGGTCCGTTTCGTCAAAGATAAGAACCTTGAAAGCGGAGACACCATCTCGTTCCACCGTAGCTACGTCCCCGACGATACCGAACCGGGGAAACGAATAAAAAAACTGTACGTTGACTGGAGGCATAGAGCCGACAGGAACCTCGTACACAACAtaaaccatcatcatcattaccCGCTTTTAATGCCTCCGACTTATCCAACTGCTGGTTACTATCCCTTGTCTGGATATTCCATGCCGCATTACCAAAGGCTTCCACCTTTTTATCATAACCAGTTTCAAGAGAGGGATTTTTCAGGGTATGGTTATGGAGGGCCTTACTACGCGAGATCACCGttggatcatcatcatcattatcagtATGGAAGATCTGAGCCATTGGTTTATAACTCTTATCCTGTTTACCCGACCACGGGGGTACCTTCGTCTTCCGCCAGGTTACCTCCTTATCCTCCTCCTCATCAGCCGCCGCAGGAGGGGACGGCGAAGAAGCTAAGGCTGTTTGGGGTCGATGTGGAGGAGTCTTCTTCTTCAGGAGAGGCACGTGGCGAAATGGCTGTTGCTGGGTACTCTTCGTCTTCTCCAGTTGTGATCAGAGACGAAGAATCATCTTCAGCTATGCAGTTAAGCGAGGATGAAGAATATAAGAGGAAAGGGAAGTCCATAGACTTTTAG
- the LOC106370094 gene encoding protein ARV 2-like isoform X2, producing the protein MAKEKRCVECGHKVKSLLIQYSPGNFRLMKCENCNEVADEYIECELMIIFIDLILHKTKAYRHLLYNVFTQETVYVQHLLWKLVLAYLLLDTYRSLLLRRTSDESSVPISFVLASLQVLVNVLSANFAFVLSFALASKIISIGASRGKEILLGIFISSYIKIFLFAMPVWEFPVSVIFIVDMLVLTSNAVALKVMTESTTSRCLAACFIAHSTKFLADQISGSRSLKHLGSVMYLPFLFRNL; encoded by the exons ATGGCGAAAGAGAAGAGGTGTGTGGAGTGTGGCCACAAGGTTAAATCATTGTTAATCCAATACTCTCCTGGCAACTTCCGCCTCATGAAATGC GAGAATTGCAATGAAGTAGCAGACGAATACATCGAGTGTGAGCTAATG atTATTTTCATCGACTTGATACTTCACAAAACAAAGGCTTATAGACACTTACTCTACAATGTGTTTACTCAAGAAACTGTATACGTTCAG CATCTGTTGTGGAAGTTGGTCTTGGCTTATCTTCTTCTAGATACTT ATAGAAGCTTGCTGTTGCGAAGAACCAGTGATGAATCAAGCGTGCCCATTAGCTTTGTTCTTGCATCTCTacag GTTCTGGTTAATGTCTTATCTGCAAACTTTGCATTTGTTTTATCATTTGCACTTGCGTCCAAGATTATATCAATCGGTGCTTCCAG AGGAAAAGAGATTCTTTTGGGGATCTTTATCTCCAGTTACATCAAGATCTTTCTATTTGCTATGCCG GTTTGGGAGTTTCCGGTTTCTGTGATCTTCATTGTAGATATGCTTGTCTTAACATCAAACGCAGTTGCTCTTAAAG TGATGACTGAATCAACAACTAGCAGATGCTTAGCCGCGTGTTTCATTGCACACTCGACTAAATTCTTGGCAGATCAAATCTCTGGGTCAAGGTCCTTGAAACACTTGGGATCTGTGATGTATCTGCCTTTTCTTTTCAGAAACTTGTGA
- the LOC106370094 gene encoding protein ARV 2-like isoform X1, giving the protein MAKEKRCVECGHKVKSLLIQYSPGNFRLMKCENCNEVADEYIECELMVCLSNIQLTILYLVGFHQNLIFLLFIFQIIFIDLILHKTKAYRHLLYNVFTQETVYVQHLLWKLVLAYLLLDTYRSLLLRRTSDESSVPISFVLASLQVLVNVLSANFAFVLSFALASKIISIGASRGKEILLGIFISSYIKIFLFAMPVWEFPVSVIFIVDMLVLTSNAVALKVMTESTTSRCLAACFIAHSTKFLADQISGSRSLKHLGSVMYLPFLFRNL; this is encoded by the exons ATGGCGAAAGAGAAGAGGTGTGTGGAGTGTGGCCACAAGGTTAAATCATTGTTAATCCAATACTCTCCTGGCAACTTCCGCCTCATGAAATGC GAGAATTGCAATGAAGTAGCAGACGAATACATCGAGTGTGAGCTAATGGTATGtctttcaaatattcaattgaCGATCTTATACTTAGTGGGTTTccatcaaaatttgatttttcttttgtttatttttcagatTATTTTCATCGACTTGATACTTCACAAAACAAAGGCTTATAGACACTTACTCTACAATGTGTTTACTCAAGAAACTGTATACGTTCAG CATCTGTTGTGGAAGTTGGTCTTGGCTTATCTTCTTCTAGATACTT ATAGAAGCTTGCTGTTGCGAAGAACCAGTGATGAATCAAGCGTGCCCATTAGCTTTGTTCTTGCATCTCTacag GTTCTGGTTAATGTCTTATCTGCAAACTTTGCATTTGTTTTATCATTTGCACTTGCGTCCAAGATTATATCAATCGGTGCTTCCAG AGGAAAAGAGATTCTTTTGGGGATCTTTATCTCCAGTTACATCAAGATCTTTCTATTTGCTATGCCG GTTTGGGAGTTTCCGGTTTCTGTGATCTTCATTGTAGATATGCTTGTCTTAACATCAAACGCAGTTGCTCTTAAAG TGATGACTGAATCAACAACTAGCAGATGCTTAGCCGCGTGTTTCATTGCACACTCGACTAAATTCTTGGCAGATCAAATCTCTGGGTCAAGGTCCTTGAAACACTTGGGATCTGTGATGTATCTGCCTTTTCTTTTCAGAAACTTGTGA
- the LOC106426654 gene encoding transcription factor bHLH57-like isoform X1 translates to MEGLMRFGGLEEQFSHISENAINEKTPFLQMLQCIEPEPNQILQSLLQSQTLEPESCLTLETIKRDPGLEEDPVKDPKIEDGAEAKVKEKRKRKRTRAPKNKDEVESQRMTHIAVERNRRRQMNEHLNSLRSLMPPTFLQRGDQASIVGGAIDYIKELEQLLQSLEAEKQSEGASENPKTASSYSSSSSRACTNSSVSSISPTSEDGFTARFGGGETAEVEATVIHNHVSLKVRCKRGRGQILRAIISIENLKLSILHLTISTSFDFVFYSFNLKIEEGCKVRSADEIATAVHQIFEQINGVMMWSNLSRA, encoded by the exons ATGGAGGGACTAATGAGATTTGGAGGATTAGAAGAACAATTCAGTCACATTTCAGAAAACGCAATTAACGAGAAGACCCCATTTCTGCAAATGCTACAATGCATAGAACCAGAACCAAATCAGATACTCCAGTCACTTCTCCAGAGCCAAACCCTAGAACCAGAGAGCTGTCTCACTCTTGAAACCATCAAAAGAGATCCGGGTCTAGAGGAAGACCCGGTAAAGGATCCGAAAATTGAAGACGGAGCAGAGGCAAAAGTCAAAGAAAAACGAAAACGGAAACGGACAAGAGCTCCAAAGAACAAAGATGAAGTTGAGAGCCAAAGGATGACTCACATTGCCGTTGAACGTAACCGGAGACGACAAATGAACGAACACTTAAACTCACTTCGGTCTCTCATGCCTCCAACGTTTCTTCAACGG GGTGATCAAGCTTCTATCGTTGGAGGAGCTATAGATTACATAAAGGAGCTCGAGCAGCTTTTGCAATCACTAGAGGCCGAGAAACAGAGCGAAGGAGCTAGTGAAAATCCTAAAACGGCGTCGTCCtattcttcctcttcatctcgTGCATGCACTAACTCTTCTGTCTCGAGCATCTCGCCGACGTCTGAAGATGGGTTTACGGCGAGATTTGGCGGCGGAGAGACGGCGGAAGTGGAAGCTACGGTGATACATAACCATGTGAGCTTGAAGGTTCGTTGTAAGAGAGGGAGAGGACAGATCTTGAGAGCTATCATCTCCATTGAAAACCTTAAGCTATCGATTCTACATCTCACTATCTCCACTTCCTTTGACTTTGTCTTCTACTCTTTCAATCTCAAG ATAGAAGAAGGGTGTAAGGTACGATCAGCTGATGAGATAGCAACAGCCGTTCATCAGATCTTCGAGCAGATCAATGGTGTAATGATGTGGTCAAATCTCAGTCGAGCTTAG
- the LOC106370962 gene encoding aquaporin TIP1-3, producing the protein MAINRIAIGTPGEASGRDAIRAAFAEFFSMVIFVFAGQGSGMAYGKLTGDGPATPSGLVAASLSHAFALFVAVSVGANVSGGHVNPAVTFGAFIGGNITLLRAILYWIAQLLGAVVACLLLKVSTGGMETAAFSLSHGVTPWNAVVFEIVMTFGLVYTVYATAVDPKKGDIGIIAPLAIGLIVGANILVGGAFDGASMNPAVSFGPAVVSWTWTNHWVYWVGPFIGAAIAAIVYDTIFIDSNGHEPLPSSDF; encoded by the coding sequence ATGGCTATCAATAGAATTGCGATTGGAACGCCAGGAGAAGCTAGCGGTCGAGATGCGATCAGAGCGGCTTTTGCTGAGTTTTTCTCCATGGTTATATTCGTTTTCGCCGGTCAAGGCTCCGGCATGGCTTACGGAAAGCTAACTGGAGACGGTCCAGCCACACCTTCTGGTCTAGTGGCCGCGTCTTTGTCTCATGCGTTTGCATTGTTCGTGGCGGTTTCCGTTGGAGCAAACGTTTCAGGCGGCCACGTGAATCCCGCGGTTACGTTTGGAGCTTTTATAGGTGGGAACATCACGTTGTTGAGAGCTATTCTTTATTGGATTGCTCAGTTACTTGGAGCAGTAGTAGCTTGCTTGTTGCTCAAGGTAAGTACTGGAGGGATGGAAACGGCAGCGTTTTCGCTCTCTCATGGAGTCACACCGTGGAACGCAGTCGTTTTCGAGATTGTGATGACGTTTGGGTTGGTTTACACTGTTTACGCTACTGCCGTGGATCCCAAGAAAGGTGATATTGGAATCATTGCTCCTTTAGCGATTGGGTTAATCGTTGGAGCTAATATTCTCGTTGGTGGTGCGTTTGATGGTGCGTCGATGAACCCGGCCGTTTCGTTCGGTCCTGCCGTGGTTAGCTGGACCTGGACGAACCATTGGGTCTATTGGGTCGGTCCATTTATTGGTGCAGCCATTGCAGCTATTGTTTATGACACTATCTTTATTGATAGTAATGGACATGAACCACTTCCTTCTAGTGATTTCTAA
- the LOC106426654 gene encoding transcription factor bHLH57-like isoform X2, with protein sequence MLQCIEPEPNQILQSLLQSQTLEPESCLTLETIKRDPGLEEDPVKDPKIEDGAEAKVKEKRKRKRTRAPKNKDEVESQRMTHIAVERNRRRQMNEHLNSLRSLMPPTFLQRGDQASIVGGAIDYIKELEQLLQSLEAEKQSEGASENPKTASSYSSSSSRACTNSSVSSISPTSEDGFTARFGGGETAEVEATVIHNHVSLKVRCKRGRGQILRAIISIENLKLSILHLTISTSFDFVFYSFNLKIEEGCKVRSADEIATAVHQIFEQINGVMMWSNLSRA encoded by the exons ATGCTACAATGCATAGAACCAGAACCAAATCAGATACTCCAGTCACTTCTCCAGAGCCAAACCCTAGAACCAGAGAGCTGTCTCACTCTTGAAACCATCAAAAGAGATCCGGGTCTAGAGGAAGACCCGGTAAAGGATCCGAAAATTGAAGACGGAGCAGAGGCAAAAGTCAAAGAAAAACGAAAACGGAAACGGACAAGAGCTCCAAAGAACAAAGATGAAGTTGAGAGCCAAAGGATGACTCACATTGCCGTTGAACGTAACCGGAGACGACAAATGAACGAACACTTAAACTCACTTCGGTCTCTCATGCCTCCAACGTTTCTTCAACGG GGTGATCAAGCTTCTATCGTTGGAGGAGCTATAGATTACATAAAGGAGCTCGAGCAGCTTTTGCAATCACTAGAGGCCGAGAAACAGAGCGAAGGAGCTAGTGAAAATCCTAAAACGGCGTCGTCCtattcttcctcttcatctcgTGCATGCACTAACTCTTCTGTCTCGAGCATCTCGCCGACGTCTGAAGATGGGTTTACGGCGAGATTTGGCGGCGGAGAGACGGCGGAAGTGGAAGCTACGGTGATACATAACCATGTGAGCTTGAAGGTTCGTTGTAAGAGAGGGAGAGGACAGATCTTGAGAGCTATCATCTCCATTGAAAACCTTAAGCTATCGATTCTACATCTCACTATCTCCACTTCCTTTGACTTTGTCTTCTACTCTTTCAATCTCAAG ATAGAAGAAGGGTGTAAGGTACGATCAGCTGATGAGATAGCAACAGCCGTTCATCAGATCTTCGAGCAGATCAATGGTGTAATGATGTGGTCAAATCTCAGTCGAGCTTAG